The genomic DNA CTCATTTACATTGCCTTCGGTTTCCTAGGCTACTTGGCTTTTGGTGAGGACACCATGGACATTATCACGTCAAACTTGGGTGCAGGACTTATTAGCACTGTTGTTCAGCTTGGATTGTGCgtcaacctcttcttcaccttccCCTTGATGATGAATCCAGTCTTTGAGATAGTGGAGAGGCGTTTCTCTCGTGGGATGTACTCTGCCTGGCTGAGATGGCTACTCGTCTTGGTAGTGACTCTTGTGGCTCTCTTTGTGCCAAACTTTACTGATTTTTTGTCCTTGGTCGGCAGCAGCACTTGCTGTGTGTTAGGGTTTGTGTTGCCTGCCTTGTTCCATTTATTGGTCTT from Camelina sativa cultivar DH55 unplaced genomic scaffold, Cs unpScaffold04355, whole genome shotgun sequence includes the following:
- the LOC109131749 gene encoding amino acid transporter ANTL2-like — encoded protein: IYIAFGFLGYLAFGEDTMDIITSNLGAGLISTVVQLGLCVNLFFTFPLMMNPVFEIVERRFSRGMYSAWLRWLLVLVVTLVALFVPNFTDFLSLVGSSTCCVLGFVLPALFHLLVFKEEMGWMQWSSDTAIVGLGVALAVSGTWSSLNEIFSVKV